One Mauremys reevesii isolate NIE-2019 linkage group 5, ASM1616193v1, whole genome shotgun sequence genomic window carries:
- the CYTL1 gene encoding cytokine-like protein 1: MKMLLSLVVLLSVFLLISSAPQTCYSRILSLSKEIMASFKNLQNPEPVDPCVEMLPKLYLDIHNYCVLAKLRNFVAYPACQRVPQVIALKEKIRSLYTIMISFCRRDLVFLTDDCDALEIPILSPTDPSVIQS, encoded by the exons ATGAAGATGCTGCTGAGTTTGGTTGTTCTGCTCTCTGTTTTTCTGTTGATTAGTTCAGCTCCTCAAACCTGCTACTCAAGGATTCTGTCTTTGAGCAAAGAAATCATGGCATCATTTAAGAATTTACAGAACCCTGAACCTGTG GACCCCTGTGTGGAGATGCTGCCCAAGCTCTACTTGGACATACAT AATTATTGTGTGTTGGCAAAACTCCGTAACTTTGTGGCATACCCTGCATGCCAAAGAGTGCCGCAAGTGATTGCTCTGAAGGAAAAGATCCGGAGCCTGTACACCATTATGATCTCCTTCTGCAGGAGG GACTTAGTGTTCCTTACTGACGATTGTGATGCTTTGGAAATCCCTATCCTGTCTCCGACTGATCCCTCTGTCATTCAGAGCTAA